Proteins from one Bacteroidales bacterium genomic window:
- a CDS encoding alpha/beta hydrolase — protein MIHLFEDHKINYNDSGKGIPIVLLHGYLESSEVWNGFGEKLASEFRVISIDLPGHGNSEVIGDVHTMELMASIVKDLIDNLGLKKVFLVGHSLGGYVTLAFLEYFPEYLIGYSLFHSQPLPDTPEAIEKRMREIAIVIAGKKHLMYPDNVTRMFATSNLDKFSVALQRSKDIASGIPGKGIIAALQGMIQRPSRLTFMEEGRVPCLWILGSMDNYIPVEAIQKRVKLPGNATVIVLENSGHLGFIEEEGLSVKILSEFVTRFS, from the coding sequence ATGATTCATTTATTTGAAGACCATAAAATAAACTACAATGATTCAGGTAAGGGTATTCCGATTGTACTACTTCACGGGTACCTTGAATCCTCGGAAGTTTGGAATGGATTTGGAGAGAAGCTGGCTTCAGAATTCAGGGTGATATCAATAGATTTGCCCGGACATGGAAATTCTGAAGTTATAGGTGACGTACATACAATGGAATTGATGGCATCCATTGTTAAGGATCTTATTGATAATCTTGGACTTAAAAAAGTGTTTCTTGTTGGACATTCGCTTGGAGGGTATGTAACACTTGCCTTTCTGGAATATTTCCCGGAGTACCTGATTGGATATAGTTTGTTTCATTCTCAGCCATTACCGGATACTCCTGAAGCTATTGAAAAGAGGATGCGTGAGATTGCTATTGTAATTGCAGGGAAAAAGCATCTGATGTATCCCGACAATGTTACGAGAATGTTTGCGACTTCAAATCTTGATAAATTTTCAGTGGCTCTTCAGCGGTCGAAGGATATTGCATCGGGGATCCCCGGCAAAGGAATTATTGCAGCCCTTCAGGGAATGATACAGCGACCCTCAAGGCTGACATTTATGGAGGAAGGAAGGGTGCCTTGCCTGTGGATTTTAGGTTCGATGGACAACTATATCCCGGTTGAAGCTATTCAGAAAAGGGTAAAATTGCCCGGGAATGCTACCGTGATCGTACTTGAAAACTCCGGGCATTTGGGATTTATTGAAGAAGAAGGGCTTTCAGTAAAAATATTAAGTGAATTTGTTACCAGATTTTCTTGA
- a CDS encoding succinate dehydrogenase cytochrome b subunit, with protein sequence MNKILFSSISKKFVMATAGLFLLLFLPVHLLINFMLLKSDPEPFNKAAHFMATFPLVKVFEIVLIGAIMIHITWGIMLQIQNWLARPVGYVSGSKADTSFFSRFMIWTGSSVLIFLVLHFFNFYFVKLGLVPGDAEDFYSIAHNLFKLPMYNYIYLTCFTLLGFHLYHALGSAFQTLGLNHRIWTPVVKVISIIYAILLPAGFAFISISLWLFR encoded by the coding sequence ATGAATAAGATTCTGTTTTCTTCTATTTCGAAAAAATTTGTGATGGCAACTGCCGGACTATTCCTGTTATTGTTCCTGCCAGTTCACCTTCTGATAAATTTTATGCTTCTTAAAAGCGATCCGGAACCATTTAATAAGGCGGCCCATTTTATGGCAACTTTCCCTCTGGTCAAAGTTTTCGAAATTGTCCTGATTGGCGCAATAATGATCCATATTACATGGGGGATTATGCTTCAGATACAGAACTGGCTTGCCCGTCCTGTTGGTTATGTAAGTGGCAGCAAGGCAGATACTTCCTTTTTCTCCAGGTTTATGATATGGACTGGGTCCTCAGTACTGATATTTCTTGTGCTTCACTTCTTTAATTTCTATTTCGTAAAGCTGGGATTAGTCCCCGGAGATGCTGAAGATTTTTACTCAATTGCACACAACCTTTTCAAGCTTCCGATGTATAATTATATCTATCTGACATGTTTTACACTGCTGGGTTTTCACCTCTATCATGCATTAGGATCAGCTTTCCAGACACTTGGACTAAATCACAGAATCTGGACTCCGGTTGTTAAGGTAATATCTATTATTTATGCAATTCTGCTTCCTGCAGGTTTCGCATTCATATCAATTTCTTTATGGCTTTTCAGGTAA
- a CDS encoding fumarate reductase/succinate dehydrogenase flavoprotein subunit — protein sequence MGKLNSKIPDGPLAQKWTKYKASVKLVNPANKKKLEIIVIGTGLSGAGASSALGELGYSVKTFCYQDSPRRAHSVAAQGGINAAKNYQSDGDSVYRLFYDMIKGGDFRAREANVYRAAEVSNEVIDHYTALGVPFARDYGGTLDTRSFGGVQVSRTFYSKGQTGQQCLLGAYSSLNRQIKKGNVTMYPRREMLDLVLIDGKARGIIARNLLTGEIERHAAHAVVLATGGYGTIYYLSTLAVNSNASAAWKAHKKGAFFANPSFVQIHPTSIPQLNEFQSKLTLMSESLRNDGRIWVPKTKGDKRKANEIPEDERDYYLERRYPTFGNLVPRDVASRAAKERCDAGYGVGETGLAVNLDFRDAIKKQGVKTIENKYGNLFEMYRNITGINPYEEPMRIYPAGHYTMGGLWVDYELMTTIPGLYSIGESNFSDHGANRLGASSLMQASGDGYFILPNTISNYLSNEISVAKISTDKPEFAEAEKAAVDRINKLISIKGKQSAGSFHKRLGKIMWDYCGMIRNEEGLKKALGLINDLKEEFYKDLNIPCPANELNMELEKAGRVADYFELAELLVTDALNRRESCGAHFREEFQTPDGEAMRNDDEFAYVAAWEYAGEGKQPILHKEELKFEEVEMKVRSYK from the coding sequence ATGGGAAAACTAAATTCTAAGATACCAGATGGTCCGCTTGCACAGAAGTGGACAAAATATAAAGCATCGGTAAAACTGGTCAATCCGGCCAACAAGAAAAAGCTTGAGATTATCGTAATTGGTACCGGTCTGTCAGGTGCTGGTGCTTCATCGGCTCTGGGAGAACTCGGGTACAGCGTAAAAACATTCTGTTATCAGGATTCCCCCCGCCGCGCACACTCAGTCGCCGCCCAGGGAGGTATCAATGCTGCGAAAAATTACCAGAGCGACGGAGACAGTGTGTACCGTCTTTTCTATGATATGATTAAAGGAGGAGACTTCAGGGCTCGTGAAGCGAATGTATACCGGGCGGCTGAAGTAAGTAATGAAGTCATTGATCATTACACCGCACTCGGTGTTCCTTTTGCCCGCGATTACGGAGGCACACTCGATACCCGGTCATTCGGAGGAGTGCAGGTCTCAAGAACATTCTATTCAAAAGGTCAGACCGGTCAGCAGTGTCTTCTCGGAGCATATTCATCTCTTAACAGGCAGATAAAAAAAGGTAATGTAACAATGTACCCCCGTCGTGAAATGCTCGACCTTGTACTAATCGACGGTAAAGCACGGGGCATAATTGCAAGAAACCTCTTAACAGGTGAAATTGAAAGGCATGCTGCTCATGCTGTTGTACTGGCTACAGGTGGTTATGGAACTATATATTATCTCTCTACACTGGCAGTAAATTCCAACGCATCTGCAGCATGGAAAGCCCATAAAAAAGGAGCCTTCTTTGCTAATCCTAGTTTTGTCCAGATCCACCCAACTTCCATTCCTCAGTTAAATGAGTTCCAGTCAAAGCTTACCCTGATGTCGGAATCATTACGTAATGATGGTCGTATATGGGTACCAAAAACAAAAGGGGACAAGCGTAAAGCGAACGAGATCCCGGAAGATGAAAGAGATTATTATCTCGAACGCAGATATCCTACATTCGGCAACCTTGTGCCACGTGACGTTGCTTCAAGGGCAGCAAAAGAGAGATGCGATGCCGGATATGGTGTTGGCGAAACCGGACTTGCCGTAAATCTTGATTTCAGGGACGCAATTAAGAAGCAGGGAGTGAAAACAATTGAGAACAAGTATGGCAACCTCTTTGAAATGTACAGGAACATTACCGGAATAAATCCATACGAGGAACCAATGCGGATCTATCCGGCCGGTCATTATACAATGGGCGGATTATGGGTCGACTACGAGCTGATGACAACAATACCCGGATTATATTCAATCGGTGAATCCAATTTCTCTGATCATGGTGCAAACAGACTTGGAGCCAGTTCTCTGATGCAGGCGTCAGGTGATGGATATTTCATTCTTCCGAATACTATAAGCAACTACCTGTCGAATGAAATAAGCGTGGCAAAAATTTCTACGGATAAACCTGAATTCGCTGAAGCAGAAAAAGCGGCTGTTGACAGGATCAATAAACTGATATCAATAAAAGGGAAACAATCAGCCGGATCATTTCATAAACGTCTCGGTAAGATTATGTGGGATTATTGCGGAATGATAAGGAATGAGGAAGGTCTCAAAAAGGCGCTTGGTCTGATCAACGATCTGAAAGAAGAATTCTATAAAGACCTGAATATTCCTTGCCCGGCTAATGAACTCAATATGGAACTCGAAAAAGCAGGACGTGTTGCGGATTATTTCGAACTCGCAGAACTGCTTGTTACAGATGCTCTTAACAGACGAGAGTCGTGTGGTGCGCATTTCAGGGAAGAGTTTCAGACACCCGATGGTGAAGCCATGAGAAATGATGACGAGTTTGCATATGTCGCTGCATGGGAATATGCCGGTGAGGGCAAACAGCCTATCTTACACAAGGAAGAACTGAAGTTTGAAGAAGTTGAAATGAAAGTGAGGAGCTACAAATAA
- a CDS encoding succinate dehydrogenase/fumarate reductase iron-sulfur subunit: MKLTLKIWRQKNAKSKGNFETYQMDNVSPEMAFLEMLDALNKRLVEEDKDPVAFDHDCREGICGSCGMYINGHPHGPIPAITTCHLSMRFFKEGQTVWIEPWRAKPFPVIKDLIVDRTAFDKIQIAGGFISVNTGAAPEANNILIRKKDSDNAFDSAICIGCGACVAACKNASAMLFVSAKISQFALLPQGKVEAIDRVRAMVAKMDEVGFGNCSNTGACEAECPKQIKLTNISRMNREYFKAY, encoded by the coding sequence ATGAAGCTTACACTGAAGATCTGGCGCCAGAAAAATGCAAAATCCAAAGGTAACTTTGAAACCTACCAGATGGATAATGTCTCACCTGAGATGGCATTCCTTGAGATGCTTGATGCTCTCAATAAAAGGCTGGTAGAGGAAGATAAAGATCCTGTTGCATTCGATCACGATTGCCGTGAAGGAATCTGCGGATCCTGCGGAATGTATATAAACGGGCATCCTCACGGACCGATTCCTGCAATAACAACATGTCATCTCTCAATGAGGTTTTTCAAAGAGGGCCAGACAGTCTGGATCGAACCATGGAGAGCGAAACCTTTCCCGGTCATTAAAGACCTTATTGTTGACAGAACTGCTTTCGACAAGATTCAGATAGCAGGCGGATTCATATCCGTTAATACCGGTGCTGCCCCTGAAGCCAATAATATTCTTATCAGGAAGAAGGACTCCGACAATGCCTTCGATTCTGCCATATGTATCGGTTGTGGGGCATGTGTTGCTGCATGTAAGAATGCGTCAGCGATGCTCTTTGTTTCTGCAAAAATATCTCAGTTTGCTCTTTTGCCTCAGGGAAAAGTTGAAGCAATAGACAGAGTAAGGGCAATGGTTGCCAAAATGGATGAAGTTGGTTTCGGAAACTGCTCAAATACAGGCGCATGCGAAGCTGAATGCCCGAAACAGATCAAGCTCACAAATATCTCCCGGATGAACAGGGAGTACTTCAAAGCATACTAA
- a CDS encoding M20/M25/M40 family metallo-hydrolase translates to MKKVITLIFFVSITIISVGQTLINHDPEIKKMVDEISREKIEQHVRKMVSFHTRHNLSVQDDPAKGIGAAWNWIKAEMEKSIPASGGRLSVEFVDYTVGGEGQRITQETKLKNVVATLKGTDPNDDRKILISAHLDSRAALDSDNTSFAPGANDDGSGVAAILELIRIMSTKKFPATIIFMAVSGEEHGLYGAKFMAEKAKNEKWNIIAMLNNDMIGNSGSSETLLNDNMRVRVFSEGVPALETEQMAALRKYTAGENDSRSRQLARYIKETGERYVDQMNVTLIFRNDRFGRGGDHTPFCQAGFTAVRICEFNENYDRTHKIPAVVNGIQEGDLPEYVDYEYVRKNAGINLATIANLALAPYEPSNCGIVTAGLTNNTTLRWTAPVSGTKPAGYYILMRETFQPLWEKKIFVTGTEARLPYSKDNYFFGIQSVDAGGHESIAVFPGQARRTN, encoded by the coding sequence ATGAAAAAAGTAATAACTCTTATATTCTTTGTTTCGATTACAATAATAAGTGTAGGACAAACACTTATTAACCACGACCCGGAAATAAAGAAAATGGTCGATGAAATTTCCCGCGAAAAAATCGAACAGCATGTCAGGAAAATGGTCAGTTTTCATACCCGCCATAATCTGAGTGTCCAGGACGATCCGGCTAAGGGTATCGGTGCTGCATGGAACTGGATAAAAGCCGAAATGGAGAAGAGTATCCCTGCGTCAGGCGGAAGATTATCAGTTGAGTTTGTCGATTATACAGTTGGCGGTGAGGGTCAGCGGATTACTCAGGAAACAAAACTGAAAAATGTTGTTGCTACACTGAAAGGAACAGATCCAAATGATGACAGGAAAATTTTGATAAGTGCTCATCTCGATTCAAGGGCAGCACTAGACAGTGACAATACAAGCTTTGCTCCCGGAGCAAACGATGACGGTTCAGGTGTAGCTGCTATTCTGGAATTAATAAGAATTATGTCAACAAAAAAATTCCCGGCAACAATAATATTTATGGCTGTCTCGGGAGAAGAGCATGGGTTGTATGGTGCGAAATTTATGGCCGAAAAGGCTAAAAATGAAAAATGGAACATTATCGCAATGCTAAATAATGACATGATCGGAAACAGCGGCTCAAGTGAAACATTACTTAATGACAATATGCGTGTCAGAGTCTTCAGTGAAGGTGTTCCGGCACTTGAAACGGAGCAGATGGCTGCCCTTCGAAAATACACAGCTGGTGAAAACGACAGCAGATCACGTCAGCTGGCAAGATATATTAAGGAGACTGGTGAGAGATATGTTGATCAGATGAATGTGACCCTTATATTCAGAAATGACAGGTTCGGAAGAGGTGGCGATCATACACCGTTCTGCCAGGCTGGCTTCACTGCGGTAAGGATTTGTGAGTTTAATGAAAACTACGACAGGACTCATAAGATACCGGCAGTCGTAAATGGAATACAGGAAGGAGATCTTCCCGAATATGTTGATTATGAATATGTAAGAAAAAATGCAGGGATCAACCTGGCAACAATTGCCAACCTTGCCCTGGCTCCCTATGAACCTTCAAACTGTGGTATAGTTACAGCAGGACTTACAAATAATACTACCTTAAGATGGACCGCTCCGGTTTCAGGAACCAAACCGGCCGGATATTATATATTGATGCGTGAAACATTTCAGCCGCTATGGGAAAAGAAGATCTTTGTTACCGGGACAGAAGCAAGGCTCCCCTATTCAAAGGATAATTATTTCTTCGGAATACAATCTGTTGATGCTGGCGGTCATGAAAGCATTGCGGTATTTCCGGGTCAGGCAAGAAGAACCAATTGA
- a CDS encoding aminopeptidase P family protein — protein sequence MFKSEVYTKRREELHKKIKSGLALFIGAVEAPMNYPANTYHFRQDSDFLYFFGLDIPGFAGLMDFDSGKDKIFGNDFDMDDIIWMGPQPKVKDLALKSGITETAPMSKLEEVIKDALSKKRKVHFLPPYRGEAKMTLGSLLKENPCQMKTLASVELIKAVISMRSIKEKIEIDEIEKAVDIAYEMHVTSMKMCKEGVKEQDIFGTLEGIALSKGGGTSFPIILSINGQTLHNHGHSNILKKGRMMVTDAGAETNMHYASDITRTTPVGGKFSQQQKDIYEIVLKANTEAIKATKPGMSNRDLHFMACTIIATELKALGIMKGDVNEAVTAGAHALFMPHGLGHMLGLDVHDMEALGENFIGYNDEVKRSEQFGTAFLRFALPYKPGHVFTVEPGCYFIPELISLWKNEGKYKEFINYNKLDAYLPIGGIRIEDNVLITDKGHKLLGKPIPKTVKEIESVCS from the coding sequence ATGTTTAAAAGTGAAGTATATACAAAAAGGAGAGAAGAACTCCATAAAAAAATAAAATCAGGTTTGGCATTATTCATCGGCGCTGTTGAGGCACCCATGAATTATCCTGCAAACACTTACCATTTCAGACAGGATAGTGACTTTCTCTATTTCTTTGGTCTCGATATCCCGGGCTTTGCCGGATTAATGGATTTCGATTCCGGGAAAGATAAAATATTCGGCAATGACTTTGATATGGACGACATTATCTGGATGGGTCCGCAACCAAAAGTTAAGGATCTTGCACTTAAAAGCGGAATCACAGAGACTGCACCAATGTCAAAGCTTGAAGAAGTTATTAAGGACGCTCTTTCCAAAAAAAGGAAGGTACATTTTCTGCCTCCTTACCGGGGAGAAGCAAAAATGACGCTCGGTTCCCTTTTAAAAGAGAATCCCTGCCAGATGAAGACTCTCGCATCGGTAGAGCTCATAAAGGCTGTGATATCAATGAGGTCGATAAAGGAAAAAATTGAAATAGACGAGATTGAAAAGGCAGTTGATATAGCATATGAGATGCACGTAACCTCTATGAAAATGTGTAAGGAAGGGGTTAAGGAACAGGACATTTTCGGAACTCTTGAGGGTATTGCATTATCTAAAGGAGGCGGAACATCATTTCCGATAATTCTTAGTATAAACGGTCAGACCCTTCATAATCACGGACATTCCAATATCCTGAAAAAAGGAAGGATGATGGTGACTGATGCAGGTGCCGAAACGAACATGCATTATGCTTCAGATATAACAAGAACTACTCCTGTTGGGGGTAAGTTCAGCCAGCAGCAAAAAGATATTTATGAAATAGTACTGAAGGCTAATACTGAAGCTATCAAAGCCACAAAGCCGGGAATGTCAAACCGCGATCTTCACTTTATGGCCTGCACGATAATTGCAACCGAACTGAAAGCTCTGGGTATAATGAAAGGTGATGTGAATGAGGCTGTAACTGCAGGCGCACATGCTCTTTTCATGCCTCACGGCCTGGGCCACATGTTGGGTCTGGATGTTCATGATATGGAGGCACTGGGAGAAAATTTCATCGGATATAATGATGAGGTAAAACGAAGCGAACAGTTTGGTACCGCATTTCTTAGGTTTGCCCTTCCGTATAAACCAGGGCATGTATTCACCGTGGAGCCAGGTTGCTATTTTATTCCCGAGCTTATAAGCTTGTGGAAGAATGAAGGGAAATATAAAGAATTCATTAATTATAACAAGCTTGATGCATATTTGCCAATTGGAGGTATAAGAATTGAAGATAATGTTCTTATAACCGATAAGGGGCACAAACTTCTTGGCAAACCTATACCAAAGACTGTAAAGGAGATAGAATCGGTTTGTTCCTGA
- a CDS encoding nitric-oxide reductase large subunit, protein MTTRKLWIGFIAVMVLSFAVLLFFGREIYRQAPPIPEKVITPDGTVLFTGQNIKDGQNVWQSLGGQEIGTVWGHGAYQAPDWSADWLHKEAVYILNKLALEQDGLLYENLSEERKAFLKIVLQKDLRKNTYDPSSGTLTVSELRAEAIASNSKFYGGLFTNDPALADLRDAYSIPENSLKDPERVPLLNSFFFWVSWACVTERPNQAITYTNNWPAEELVGNRPTGSLLLWTGFSVIVLLAGIGLMVWYYARRRSDTEDSFPATFPLLKETQTPSQKATVKYFWIVSALLLVQVLMGVITAHYGVEGQAFYGIPLAKFLPYSISRTWHIQIAIFWIATSWLATGLYYAPAISGIEPKFQKLGVNFLFGALLFIVLGSLIGQWFGVMQKLGYVQNFWLGHQGYEYVDLGRFWQIFLFVGLIIWLLLMGRAIWPALVKKTESKNLLILFLISTIAIAAFYGAGLMWGRQTNLAVAEYWRWWVVHLWVEGFFEVFAAVVVAFLFVRLGILKAATATTAVLFSTIVFLSGGILGTFHHLYFTGTPTVVMALGATFSALEVVPLVLMGFEAWDNVKLSRSTSWIKAYKWPVYSFIAVAFWNLVGAGIFGFLINPPIALYYMQGLNTTPVHGHTALFGVYGMLGIGLMLFVLRDMNKEAVWKEKWIKFAFWSINIGLAAMVLISVLPIGLAQTVASVKEGLWYARSAEFLQLPAMHTLKWLRVIGDTIFAAGTVSLAWFIFGLKGGWSIEKK, encoded by the coding sequence ATGACAACAAGAAAACTTTGGATTGGCTTCATTGCGGTAATGGTACTCTCCTTTGCCGTACTGCTCTTCTTCGGTAGAGAGATTTACCGTCAGGCACCTCCAATACCTGAAAAGGTTATCACCCCCGATGGTACTGTTTTATTTACAGGTCAGAATATAAAAGATGGCCAGAATGTATGGCAGTCACTCGGAGGACAGGAAATAGGTACTGTTTGGGGACATGGGGCATATCAGGCTCCAGACTGGAGTGCAGACTGGCTTCATAAGGAAGCTGTCTACATACTTAACAAACTTGCTCTCGAACAGGATGGTTTGCTTTATGAAAACTTAAGTGAAGAGAGGAAAGCATTTCTTAAGATCGTGCTGCAGAAAGATCTGAGAAAGAATACATATGATCCGTCTTCCGGAACACTAACCGTTTCAGAATTACGTGCTGAGGCAATAGCTTCGAACAGTAAATTTTATGGCGGACTCTTTACAAATGATCCTGCTCTTGCTGATCTGCGCGATGCGTACTCAATTCCTGAGAACTCACTTAAAGATCCGGAGAGGGTTCCTCTTCTCAATTCATTCTTCTTCTGGGTTTCGTGGGCCTGTGTTACAGAAAGGCCAAATCAGGCAATTACTTATACAAATAACTGGCCGGCAGAGGAGCTGGTTGGGAACAGACCAACAGGGTCACTGTTACTCTGGACAGGTTTCAGTGTAATTGTGCTTCTTGCAGGTATTGGCCTGATGGTATGGTATTATGCGCGCAGACGTTCCGATACTGAAGATAGTTTTCCTGCCACATTCCCTTTGCTGAAGGAGACTCAGACACCATCGCAGAAAGCAACTGTCAAATATTTCTGGATTGTCTCAGCTCTTCTTTTAGTTCAGGTTCTGATGGGCGTAATAACCGCACATTATGGTGTTGAGGGTCAGGCTTTTTACGGCATCCCTCTGGCTAAGTTTCTTCCATATTCTATATCAAGAACATGGCATATTCAGATAGCCATTTTCTGGATAGCAACTTCATGGCTTGCCACCGGATTATACTATGCTCCGGCAATTTCAGGTATCGAACCTAAGTTTCAGAAACTGGGTGTCAACTTTCTTTTCGGAGCCCTTTTATTTATTGTTCTTGGTTCACTAATCGGACAATGGTTCGGAGTGATGCAGAAACTGGGATATGTACAGAATTTCTGGTTAGGTCACCAGGGATATGAATATGTTGATCTTGGCAGATTCTGGCAGATCTTCCTTTTTGTCGGACTTATAATCTGGTTATTGCTGATGGGAAGGGCTATATGGCCTGCGCTTGTTAAGAAAACTGAAAGTAAAAACCTTCTGATTTTGTTCCTTATCTCAACAATTGCAATTGCAGCTTTTTATGGTGCGGGTCTGATGTGGGGCAGGCAGACAAACCTCGCAGTTGCAGAATACTGGCGCTGGTGGGTTGTTCACCTCTGGGTTGAAGGTTTCTTTGAAGTGTTCGCTGCTGTCGTTGTGGCATTCCTTTTTGTTCGACTAGGAATTCTGAAAGCAGCAACTGCTACCACGGCAGTTCTCTTTTCAACTATCGTATTCTTATCCGGAGGGATACTTGGTACTTTCCATCATCTTTACTTCACAGGAACACCTACTGTAGTTATGGCACTAGGTGCAACTTTCAGCGCACTTGAAGTTGTACCTCTTGTCCTGATGGGATTCGAAGCATGGGATAATGTGAAACTGAGCAGGAGCACATCGTGGATAAAAGCCTATAAATGGCCTGTTTACAGCTTCATTGCAGTAGCGTTCTGGAATCTGGTAGGGGCTGGTATTTTCGGATTCCTAATTAATCCTCCGATCGCACTTTATTATATGCAGGGACTAAATACAACTCCGGTTCACGGACATACTGCTCTCTTTGGTGTCTATGGGATGCTTGGAATCGGACTGATGTTATTCGTTTTACGCGATATGAATAAAGAAGCAGTCTGGAAAGAGAAATGGATAAAATTTGCCTTCTGGAGCATCAATATCGGACTGGCTGCAATGGTATTAATCAGTGTTCTTCCAATAGGACTTGCCCAAACAGTCGCGAGTGTTAAGGAAGGTCTCTGGTATGCCCGTTCTGCAGAATTCCTTCAGCTGCCGGCCATGCATACACTGAAGTGGCTCAGAGTAATAGGCGATACAATATTTGCTGCCGGAACTGTGTCTCTTGCATGGTTTATATTCGGGTTGAAAGGAGGCTGGAGCATAGAGAAGAAGTGA
- the ric gene encoding iron-sulfur cluster repair di-iron protein, with protein sequence MKKDISIGEIVALDYRAASVFKEAGIDFCCGGKKSVDETCSEKGIDKTALMKKLENLESTPNTTTHNFIEWEPGFLCDYIVNTHHKYVLRTLPELVAYTQKIATVHGDRHPELLEVAQLFSEINRELLQHLKNEEEVFFPAIKELIATGSDKAKAVVLSEISRLSGEHEFAGGAMDKINVITKGYLLPADSCNTYKVSFTLLEQFEDDLHTHVHLENNILFPKALNL encoded by the coding sequence ATGAAAAAAGACATTTCAATCGGTGAAATTGTTGCTCTGGATTATCGTGCAGCATCTGTTTTTAAGGAAGCCGGGATTGACTTCTGCTGCGGCGGAAAGAAAAGCGTAGATGAAACATGTTCTGAAAAGGGTATTGATAAAACTGCCCTCATGAAGAAACTGGAGAATCTTGAATCAACACCAAATACAACCACTCACAATTTTATTGAATGGGAGCCCGGATTTCTGTGCGACTATATAGTTAATACACACCATAAATATGTATTAAGAACTCTTCCGGAGCTTGTGGCCTATACACAAAAGATTGCAACTGTGCATGGCGACAGGCATCCGGAGCTGCTTGAGGTAGCTCAGCTCTTCTCAGAGATTAACAGGGAACTGCTTCAGCACCTTAAAAATGAGGAGGAGGTCTTCTTTCCTGCAATAAAGGAGCTCATTGCTACTGGTTCGGATAAGGCAAAAGCAGTTGTTCTTTCTGAAATTTCAAGATTATCAGGCGAACATGAATTTGCAGGAGGAGCAATGGATAAAATAAATGTAATTACAAAAGGCTACCTGTTACCGGCTGACAGCTGTAATACATACAAGGTATCATTTACTCTTCTGGAGCAGTTTGAAGATGACCTGCATACACATGTTCATCTCGAGAATAATATTCTATTCCCTAAGGCTTTAAATCTGTAA
- a CDS encoding Rrf2 family transcriptional regulator yields the protein MFNKETEYALRGLVYIKLQNLKNRRPGTAEIAKEIEAPPFYTAKILQRIVRVGLLESLKGKGGGFFFDENKPDLPLVKLITATEGDKSFSGCGFGLKHCNENNPCPLHEKYAPIRYSINKLVSEETVQSLAEKVYKKELSLTEIPK from the coding sequence ATGTTTAACAAAGAAACCGAATACGCTCTCAGAGGCCTGGTTTACATTAAGTTACAAAACCTTAAGAACAGAAGGCCCGGAACAGCCGAAATAGCAAAAGAGATTGAGGCGCCTCCTTTTTATACTGCAAAAATTCTTCAAAGGATTGTCAGGGTCGGGCTTTTAGAATCACTTAAAGGCAAAGGTGGCGGCTTTTTTTTCGATGAAAACAAACCTGACCTGCCGCTCGTTAAACTAATTACTGCTACTGAGGGAGACAAATCATTTTCAGGTTGCGGTTTTGGTCTTAAACACTGCAATGAGAATAATCCATGTCCCCTTCACGAGAAATATGCTCCTATCAGATATTCCATAAATAAGCTGGTATCAGAAGAAACAGTACAAAGTCTTGCAGAGAAAGTCTATAAAAAAGAGCTTAGCCTAACTGAAATACCGAAATGA